From one Trifolium pratense cultivar HEN17-A07 linkage group LG1, ARS_RC_1.1, whole genome shotgun sequence genomic stretch:
- the LOC123915731 gene encoding sister chromatid cohesion protein PDS5 homolog C-like isoform X1 — MASIDKALEEEILEIGNKLLDPPSSVDNLLHLLRQVRRCLSRVGQLPTGSLHNALSPSLKALIADKLIKHSDGDVKVALAYCLIYLTRITAPDAPYNEHQMEEVLTLIVSSFENLHDKSSPWYKVRISILKIFAEVKLCLEMLNLECDALILEMFQNFLKTIREHHPENVFSSMKTIMVLVLEESDDISLDLLSPILDCLKKENEVVLPIARKLGESVLESCATKVKPYLKKAVKKLGISLDDYSDALASVCTVLLEASESETVRSSEKRSSSSKGSGSSKKKTHPSSGSKIKGASESSFGSDSPNIKKRKVRKVGLTAAKGISAKQLPIISEEIGEVPLIKRTRTSETTASKVPPSSSTRAASEVSAAVATEAPQTEGNSETLPNVIIAEIAQSQPSTPPAQTILTQSPPSSQRITNDKPELLRDVIYTLSVLSSDKPQPPPKVTPSTSETSLQPYKFIHPLVLNPLVSKPNLELLRDVIYNDVRRVYQMRDEFVMPQELIQEADALKEKFCAAIDELKELSLKELGESLTELTDRMVRAIEHADVKMLTNYHHWPQNGIQEHAEEFMEEEIVAEEIISEEIVHTSPEKAVSESCKEKEVMDRAQEFPKESMPSEPMIGTEVLKLQEDLASQKVKQETLEAQITSLAENQNEMKEDQKELKAEVSSISVKQETMEEKMDSMISKLDAILLLLQQQRPHNP, encoded by the exons ATGGCTTCCATCGACAAAGCGCTCGAAGAGGAAATTCTAGAAATTGGGAACAAGCTCCTCGACCCTCCTTCTTCTGTCGATaaccttcttcatcttctgcgT CAAGTTAGAAGGTGCCTATCAAGGGTTGGACAGTTGCCTACTGGTTCTCTGCACAATGCACTCTCTCCATCTTTGAAAGCATTAATCGCTGATAAACTTATAAAGCATTCAGATGGTGATGTCAAAGTTGCACTTGCTTACTGCCTAATTTATTTAACAAGAATCACTGCACCGGATGCTCCTTATAATGAGCACCAAATGGAG GAGGTCCTTACATTAATTGTATCTTCATTTGAAAACCTACATGATAAGTCAAGCCCATGGTACAAAGTGAGGATTTCGATCCTTAAAATATTTGCAGAAGTCAAGTTATGTTTGGAAATGCTGAATCTTGAATGCGATGCCCTCATTTTGGAGATGTTTCAGAATTTCTTAAAGACAATAAG GGAACATCATCCAGAAAATGTTTTCTCTTCCATGAAAACCATAATGGTCCTTGTTCTTGAGGAAAGCGACGATATATCTCTTGACTTGCTCTCTCCAATCTTGGATTGTCTAAAAAAAGAGAACGAG GTGGTTTTGCCAATTGCTCGAAAGTTGGGGGAAAGTGTTCTTGAAAGTTGTGCAACAAAGGTTAAACCTTATTTAAAGAAAGCCGTGAAAAAGTTAGGTATTTCTTTGGATGATTACAGTGATGCACTTGCCTCAGTATGCACGGTATTACTAGAAGCTTCTGAGAGTGAGACTGTGAGATCATCAGAGAAGAGAAGCTCATCTTCCAAGGGCTCTGGATCTTCTAAGAAGAAGACTCATCCAAGTTCTGGCTCTAAGATCAAAGGAGCCTCTGAATCATCATTTGGTTCTGATTCTCCTAATATCAAAAAGAGAAAGGTAAGGAAGGTTGGTCTCACTGCTGCTAAGGGAATCTCTGCAAAACAACTGCCAATCATTTCTGAAGAGATTGGTGAAGTTCCTTTGATCAAGAGGACGAGGACCTCAGAGACTACAGCATCTAAGGTACCACCTAGTTCAAGCACTAGAGCTGCTTCTGAGGTATCTGCTGCTGTTGCTACTGAGGCTCCTCAAACTGAAGGTAATTCCGAGACTTTGCCTAATGTTATTATTGCTGAAATTGCTCAATCTCAACCTTCAACCCCACCAGCTCAAACAATATTAACTCAATCACCACCTTCATCTCAAAGGATCACCAATGACAAACCTGAACTACTTAGGGATGTTATTTATACCTTATCTGTCCTTTCTTCTGATAAACCTCAACCTCCACCTAAAGTCACACCTTCTACCTCCGAAACCTCTCTCCAACCTTACAAATTTATTCACCCTCTTGTGCTTAACCCCTTAGTCTCTAAACCAAACCTTGAGCTACTTAGGGATGttatttataatgatgttagAAGGGTTTACCAGATGAGGGATGAATTTGTGATGCCACAAGAGTTAATTCAAGAGGCTGATGCTTTGAAGGAGAAGTTTTGTGCTGCAATTGATGAGTTGAAGGAGCTAAGTTTGAAGGAACTGGGGGAAAGTCTAACTGAGCTTACTGATAGGATGGTTAGAGCAATAGAACATGCTGATGTCAAGATGCTAACCAACTACCATCACTGGCCTCAGAATGGGATTCAAGAACATGCTGAGGAATTTATGGAGGAGGAGATTGTGGCTGAGGAGATTATTTCTGAAGAAATTGTGCATACAAGCCCTGAGAAGGCAGTGTCTGAAAGCTGTAAAGAGAAAGAAGTAATGGATCGGGCTCAAGAGTTTCCTAAGGAATCAATGCCATCAGAACCTATGATTGGAACAGAAGTTCTGAAACTTCAAGAGGATCTAGCCTCTCAGAAGGTTAAGCAAGAGACTCTGGAAGCTCAGATCACTTCTTTGGCAGAGAATCAGAACGAGATGAAAGAGGATCAGAAGGAATTGAAAGCTGAAGTGTCATCTATTTCTGTCAAGCAAGAAACAATGGAAGAAAAGATGGACTCAATGATCTCTAAACTCGATGCTATCCTTCTCCTTCTCCAACAACAAAGACCACACAACCCTTAG
- the LOC123915731 gene encoding uncharacterized protein LOC123915731 isoform X2 — translation MEEVLTLIVSSFENLHDKSSPWYKVRISILKIFAEVKLCLEMLNLECDALILEMFQNFLKTIREHHPENVFSSMKTIMVLVLEESDDISLDLLSPILDCLKKENEVVLPIARKLGESVLESCATKVKPYLKKAVKKLGISLDDYSDALASVCTVLLEASESETVRSSEKRSSSSKGSGSSKKKTHPSSGSKIKGASESSFGSDSPNIKKRKVRKVGLTAAKGISAKQLPIISEEIGEVPLIKRTRTSETTASKVPPSSSTRAASEVSAAVATEAPQTEGNSETLPNVIIAEIAQSQPSTPPAQTILTQSPPSSQRITNDKPELLRDVIYTLSVLSSDKPQPPPKVTPSTSETSLQPYKFIHPLVLNPLVSKPNLELLRDVIYNDVRRVYQMRDEFVMPQELIQEADALKEKFCAAIDELKELSLKELGESLTELTDRMVRAIEHADVKMLTNYHHWPQNGIQEHAEEFMEEEIVAEEIISEEIVHTSPEKAVSESCKEKEVMDRAQEFPKESMPSEPMIGTEVLKLQEDLASQKVKQETLEAQITSLAENQNEMKEDQKELKAEVSSISVKQETMEEKMDSMISKLDAILLLLQQQRPHNP, via the exons ATGGAG GAGGTCCTTACATTAATTGTATCTTCATTTGAAAACCTACATGATAAGTCAAGCCCATGGTACAAAGTGAGGATTTCGATCCTTAAAATATTTGCAGAAGTCAAGTTATGTTTGGAAATGCTGAATCTTGAATGCGATGCCCTCATTTTGGAGATGTTTCAGAATTTCTTAAAGACAATAAG GGAACATCATCCAGAAAATGTTTTCTCTTCCATGAAAACCATAATGGTCCTTGTTCTTGAGGAAAGCGACGATATATCTCTTGACTTGCTCTCTCCAATCTTGGATTGTCTAAAAAAAGAGAACGAG GTGGTTTTGCCAATTGCTCGAAAGTTGGGGGAAAGTGTTCTTGAAAGTTGTGCAACAAAGGTTAAACCTTATTTAAAGAAAGCCGTGAAAAAGTTAGGTATTTCTTTGGATGATTACAGTGATGCACTTGCCTCAGTATGCACGGTATTACTAGAAGCTTCTGAGAGTGAGACTGTGAGATCATCAGAGAAGAGAAGCTCATCTTCCAAGGGCTCTGGATCTTCTAAGAAGAAGACTCATCCAAGTTCTGGCTCTAAGATCAAAGGAGCCTCTGAATCATCATTTGGTTCTGATTCTCCTAATATCAAAAAGAGAAAGGTAAGGAAGGTTGGTCTCACTGCTGCTAAGGGAATCTCTGCAAAACAACTGCCAATCATTTCTGAAGAGATTGGTGAAGTTCCTTTGATCAAGAGGACGAGGACCTCAGAGACTACAGCATCTAAGGTACCACCTAGTTCAAGCACTAGAGCTGCTTCTGAGGTATCTGCTGCTGTTGCTACTGAGGCTCCTCAAACTGAAGGTAATTCCGAGACTTTGCCTAATGTTATTATTGCTGAAATTGCTCAATCTCAACCTTCAACCCCACCAGCTCAAACAATATTAACTCAATCACCACCTTCATCTCAAAGGATCACCAATGACAAACCTGAACTACTTAGGGATGTTATTTATACCTTATCTGTCCTTTCTTCTGATAAACCTCAACCTCCACCTAAAGTCACACCTTCTACCTCCGAAACCTCTCTCCAACCTTACAAATTTATTCACCCTCTTGTGCTTAACCCCTTAGTCTCTAAACCAAACCTTGAGCTACTTAGGGATGttatttataatgatgttagAAGGGTTTACCAGATGAGGGATGAATTTGTGATGCCACAAGAGTTAATTCAAGAGGCTGATGCTTTGAAGGAGAAGTTTTGTGCTGCAATTGATGAGTTGAAGGAGCTAAGTTTGAAGGAACTGGGGGAAAGTCTAACTGAGCTTACTGATAGGATGGTTAGAGCAATAGAACATGCTGATGTCAAGATGCTAACCAACTACCATCACTGGCCTCAGAATGGGATTCAAGAACATGCTGAGGAATTTATGGAGGAGGAGATTGTGGCTGAGGAGATTATTTCTGAAGAAATTGTGCATACAAGCCCTGAGAAGGCAGTGTCTGAAAGCTGTAAAGAGAAAGAAGTAATGGATCGGGCTCAAGAGTTTCCTAAGGAATCAATGCCATCAGAACCTATGATTGGAACAGAAGTTCTGAAACTTCAAGAGGATCTAGCCTCTCAGAAGGTTAAGCAAGAGACTCTGGAAGCTCAGATCACTTCTTTGGCAGAGAATCAGAACGAGATGAAAGAGGATCAGAAGGAATTGAAAGCTGAAGTGTCATCTATTTCTGTCAAGCAAGAAACAATGGAAGAAAAGATGGACTCAATGATCTCTAAACTCGATGCTATCCTTCTCCTTCTCCAACAACAAAGACCACACAACCCTTAG